One region of Juglans regia cultivar Chandler chromosome 4, Walnut 2.0, whole genome shotgun sequence genomic DNA includes:
- the LOC108984962 gene encoding uncharacterized protein LOC108984962, translating to MDLAPEELQFLKLSDIFREAVAIPKHCPKTFYLIILTLIFPLSFANLPDSLSTDSLLADLKIYPQADPSQTSHASTIFRSLLPFFYVIFICAFTLFSTSAVVFTVASLYSSKPVSFSSTMSAIPKVFKPIFVTFSCLALLMLVYNLVLLTFLEIIATVARGGLLLFLSLVAIILLFLVAYFYMSALWVVASVVSVLEPVHGLAAMKKSRELLKGKTRHALALVFLYSAACLVINAVFDSVVVLGGNNYGVFVRIVVGGFLVCVLVIVNLVGLLVQSVFYYVCKSYHHQGIDKNALHDHLGEYL from the coding sequence ATGGATCTAGCCCCAGAAGAGCTCCAATTCCTAAAACTCTCAGATATCTTCAGAGAAGCAGTCGCCATCCCAAAACATTGCCCAAAGACCTTCTACCTCATCATCCTGACCCTTATCTTCCCTCTCTCCTTTGCCAACCTACCTGACTCTCTCTCCACCGACTCACTCTTAGCTGACCTCAAGATCTACCCACAAGCTGACCCGTCCCAGACCAGCCATGCATCGACCATCTTCCGATCACTCTTACCGTTCTTCTACGTCATCTTCATCTGTGCCTTCACCCTTTTCTCCACCTCCGCCGTTGTCTTCACTGTCGCCTCCCTCTATTCCTCGAAGCCCGTCTCCTTCTCCTCCACAATGTCTGCCATTCCCAAGGTCTTCAAGCCCATATTCGTAACATTTTCCTGTCTTGCTCTTTTGATGTTGGTCTACAATTTGGTGCTCCTTACTTTCTTGGAGATAATAGCCACTGTTGCCCGTGGCGGCCTTTTGCTGTTTCTTTCTTTGGTGGCCATCATCTTGCTCTTTCTTGTTGCGTATTTCTATATGAGCGCCTTGTGGGTAGTGGCCAGCGTGGTTTCGGTGCTGGAACCGGTACACGGTTTAGCCGCAATGAAGAAGAGCCGCGAATTGCTGAAGGGGAAGACCCGTCATGCCTTGGCGCTCGTTTTCCTATATTCGGCTGCCTGCTTGGTTATTAACGCCGTGTTTGACTCGGTGGTGGTGCTCGGAGGGAACAATTACGGGGTTTTTGTGAGGATTGTGGTGGGTGGGTTCTTGGTGTGTGTTTTGGTGATTGTGAATTTGGTGGGGTTGTTGGTACAGAGCGTGTTTTACTATGTTTGCAAGAGCTATCATCATCAGGGGATTGATAAGAACGCTTTGCATGATCATCTTGGGGAGTATCTCTGA